From a single Streptomyces liliifuscus genomic region:
- the trpS gene encoding tryptophan--tRNA ligase: MASDRPRVLSGIQPTAGSFHLGNYLGAVRQWVALQESHDAFYMVVDLHAITIPQDPADLRANTRLAAAQLLAAGLAPERCTLFVQSHVPEHAQLAWIMNCLTGFGEASRMTQFKDKSAKQGADRASVGLFTYPILQVADILLYQANEVPVGEDQRQHIELTRDLAERFNGRFGQTFTVPKPYILKETAKIFDLQDPAIKMSKSASTPKGLINLLDDPKVTAKKVKSAVTDTDTVIRYDIENKPGVSNLLTIYSTLTGTGIAELEQKYVGKGYGALKTDLAEAMVDFVTPFRERTQQYLDDPETLDSILAKGAEKARAVAAETLSQTYDRVGFLPAKH, from the coding sequence ATGGCTTCAGACCGTCCTCGCGTGCTTTCTGGAATCCAGCCCACCGCCGGCTCGTTCCACCTCGGCAATTACCTCGGCGCCGTCCGTCAGTGGGTGGCCCTGCAGGAGTCCCACGACGCGTTCTACATGGTCGTCGACCTGCACGCGATCACCATTCCGCAGGACCCTGCGGACCTCCGCGCCAACACCCGGCTCGCCGCGGCCCAGCTGCTGGCCGCCGGTCTCGCCCCGGAGCGCTGCACGCTCTTCGTCCAGAGCCATGTCCCCGAGCACGCGCAGCTCGCCTGGATCATGAACTGCCTCACCGGCTTCGGTGAGGCGTCCCGCATGACCCAGTTCAAGGACAAGTCCGCCAAGCAGGGCGCCGACCGCGCCTCGGTCGGCCTCTTCACGTACCCGATCCTGCAGGTCGCGGACATCCTGCTGTACCAGGCCAACGAGGTCCCGGTGGGTGAGGACCAGCGCCAGCACATCGAGCTGACGCGCGACCTCGCCGAGCGCTTCAACGGCCGCTTCGGTCAGACGTTCACCGTCCCGAAGCCGTACATCCTCAAGGAGACGGCGAAGATCTTCGATCTCCAGGACCCGGCGATCAAGATGAGCAAGTCGGCGTCGACTCCGAAGGGCCTCATCAACCTTCTCGACGATCCGAAGGTCACCGCCAAGAAGGTCAAGAGCGCGGTCACCGACACGGACACGGTGATCAGGTACGACATCGAGAACAAGCCGGGCGTCAGCAACCTGCTGACCATCTACTCCACCCTCACCGGAACCGGTATCGCGGAACTGGAGCAGAAGTACGTCGGCAAGGGCTACGGTGCGCTGAAGACCGACCTCGCCGAGGCCATGGTCGACTTCGTGACGCCGTTCCGGGAGCGTACCCAGCAGTATCTGGACGACCCGGAGACGCTCGACTCGATCCTGGCCAAGGGGGCCGAGAAGGCCCGCGCCGTCGCCGCGGAGACCCTCTCCCAGACGTACGACAGAGTGGGTTTCCTGCCGGCGAAGCACTGA
- a CDS encoding glycine hydroxymethyltransferase yields MPEPLSNESTAFRSALEVIRAVEPRVADAIGQEVADQREMLKLIASENYASPATLLAMGNWFSDKYAEGTVGRRFYAGCRNVDTVEALAAEHARELFGAEHAYAQPHSGIDANLVAFWAVLAARVEAPALQKAGVRNVNDLSDADWAELRQAFGNQRMLGMSLDAGGHLTHGFRPNISGKMFDQRSYGTDPATGLIDYEALRTSAREFKPLIIVAGYSAYPRLVNFRIMREIADEVGATLMVDMAHFAGLVAGKVLTGDFDPVPHAQIVTTTTHKSLRGPRGGMVLCDSSLADQVDRGCPMVLGGPLPHVMAAKAVALAEARRPEFRDYAQAVVDNARSLAEGLMRRGATLVTGGTDNHLNLIDVASSYGLTGRQAESALLDSGIVTNRNAIPADPNGAWYTSGIRIGTPALTTRGLGATEMDEIAGLIDRVLATTEPGTTAKGAPSKAQHILDPKIADEISHRATDLLTGFPLYPEIDLG; encoded by the coding sequence ATGCCAGAGCCCCTCTCCAACGAATCCACCGCCTTTCGCAGCGCCCTCGAAGTGATCCGCGCCGTCGAGCCCCGCGTCGCCGACGCCATCGGGCAGGAAGTCGCCGACCAGCGCGAGATGCTCAAGCTGATCGCCTCCGAGAACTACGCCTCCCCGGCCACCCTCCTTGCGATGGGCAACTGGTTCAGCGACAAGTACGCCGAAGGCACCGTCGGCCGCCGCTTCTACGCCGGCTGTCGCAACGTGGACACCGTCGAGGCCCTCGCCGCCGAGCACGCCCGCGAGCTCTTCGGCGCCGAGCACGCCTACGCCCAGCCGCACTCCGGCATCGACGCCAACCTCGTCGCCTTCTGGGCCGTCCTCGCCGCCCGCGTCGAGGCCCCCGCCCTCCAGAAGGCCGGCGTCCGCAACGTCAACGACCTCTCCGACGCCGACTGGGCCGAACTGCGCCAGGCCTTCGGCAACCAGCGCATGCTCGGCATGTCCCTGGACGCCGGCGGCCACCTCACCCACGGCTTCCGCCCGAACATCTCCGGCAAGATGTTCGACCAGCGCTCCTACGGCACCGACCCCGCCACCGGCCTCATCGACTACGAGGCCCTGCGCACCTCCGCCCGTGAGTTCAAGCCCCTGATCATCGTCGCCGGCTACTCCGCCTACCCCCGTCTCGTGAACTTCCGGATCATGCGGGAGATCGCCGACGAGGTAGGCGCCACGCTCATGGTCGACATGGCGCACTTCGCCGGTCTCGTCGCCGGCAAGGTCCTCACCGGTGACTTCGACCCGGTCCCGCACGCCCAGATCGTCACCACGACCACCCACAAGTCGCTGCGCGGCCCACGCGGCGGCATGGTCCTGTGCGACTCCTCCCTCGCCGACCAGGTCGACCGCGGCTGCCCGATGGTCCTCGGCGGCCCCCTCCCGCACGTCATGGCCGCCAAGGCCGTCGCGCTCGCCGAGGCCCGCCGCCCCGAGTTCCGCGACTACGCCCAGGCCGTCGTCGACAACGCCCGCTCTCTCGCCGAGGGCCTGATGCGACGCGGCGCCACGCTGGTCACCGGCGGCACCGACAACCACCTCAACCTCATCGACGTCGCCTCCTCCTACGGCCTCACCGGCCGCCAGGCCGAGTCCGCCCTGCTCGACTCGGGCATCGTCACCAACCGCAACGCCATCCCCGCCGACCCCAACGGCGCCTGGTACACCTCCGGCATTCGCATCGGCACCCCTGCGCTCACCACCCGCGGCCTCGGCGCCACCGAGATGGACGAGATCGCCGGCCTCATCGACCGCGTCCTCGCCACCACGGAGCCCGGCACCACCGCCAAGGGCGCCCCTTCCAAGGCCCAGCACATCCTGGACCCGAAGATCGCCGACGAGATCTCCCACCGGGCGACCGACCTCCTGACCGGCTTCCCGCTCTACCCGGAGATCGACCTCGGCTGA
- the rocD gene encoding ornithine--oxo-acid transaminase — translation MSTTEELIASAEAHSAPTYHPLPVVVATADGAWMTDVEGRRYLDLLAGYSALNFGHGNRRLIEAAKAQLERVTLTSRAFHHDRFAEFCARLAELCGMEMVLPMNTGAEAVESAVKTARKWGYRVKGVPEGRAKVVVAGNNFHGRTTTIISFSTDAEARADFGPYTPGFEIVPYGDLTAMRAAVTENTVAVLLEPIQGEAGVLVPPAGYLAGVRELTRERNVLFVADEIQSGLGRTGRTFACEHEGVVPDMYVLGKALGGGVVPVSAVVSSSEVLGVFRPGEHGSTFGGNPLACAVALEVIAMLRSGEYQRRATELGEHLHRELGQLAGSGRITQVRGRGLWAGIDIDPVYGTGREISEKLMDRGVLVKDTHGSTVRIAPPLVISKEDLDWGLAQLRGVLGV, via the coding sequence GTGAGCACCACAGAAGAACTGATCGCCTCGGCCGAAGCCCACAGCGCGCCCACCTACCACCCGCTGCCCGTCGTCGTGGCGACAGCGGACGGGGCCTGGATGACGGATGTCGAGGGGCGCCGCTATCTGGATCTGCTGGCCGGGTATTCGGCGCTGAATTTCGGTCACGGCAACAGGCGGCTGATCGAGGCGGCGAAGGCGCAGTTGGAGCGGGTGACGTTGACGTCGCGGGCGTTCCACCACGACCGGTTCGCCGAGTTCTGCGCGCGGCTGGCCGAGTTGTGCGGCATGGAGATGGTGCTGCCGATGAACACGGGCGCGGAGGCGGTCGAGTCGGCCGTGAAGACCGCCCGAAAGTGGGGGTACCGGGTCAAGGGCGTGCCCGAGGGGAGGGCGAAGGTCGTCGTGGCGGGCAACAACTTCCACGGGCGTACGACGACGATCATCAGCTTCTCCACGGATGCCGAGGCGCGGGCGGACTTCGGTCCGTACACGCCGGGCTTCGAGATCGTGCCGTACGGGGATCTCACGGCGATGCGCGCGGCGGTCACGGAGAACACGGTGGCCGTGCTGCTGGAGCCCATTCAGGGCGAGGCGGGGGTGCTGGTGCCGCCGGCCGGTTATCTCGCGGGCGTACGGGAGCTGACGCGCGAGCGGAACGTGCTGTTCGTGGCGGACGAGATCCAGTCGGGCCTCGGGCGGACGGGGCGGACCTTCGCGTGTGAGCACGAGGGGGTCGTGCCGGACATGTATGTGCTGGGCAAGGCGCTCGGGGGCGGGGTCGTGCCGGTGTCGGCGGTGGTGTCGTCGAGCGAGGTGCTCGGGGTGTTCCGGCCGGGTGAGCACGGGTCGACGTTCGGCGGGAATCCGCTGGCCTGTGCGGTGGCGCTGGAGGTGATCGCGATGCTGCGGTCGGGCGAGTACCAGCGGCGGGCCACCGAGCTGGGCGAGCATCTGCACCGGGAGCTGGGGCAGTTGGCCGGTTCGGGCCGGATCACTCAGGTGCGGGGGCGCGGGCTGTGGGCGGGTATCGACATCGACCCGGTGTACGGAACGGGCCGGGAGATCTCCGAGAAGCTGATGGACCGGGGTGTGCTGGTCAAGGACACCCATGGGTCCACGGTCCGCATCGCGCCGCCGCTGGTGATCAGTAAGGAGGACCTGGACTGGGGGCTCGCGCAACTGCGGGGCGTGCTGGGTGTGTGA
- a CDS encoding glutathionylspermidine synthase family protein yields MERRTTTPRPGWQQTVEEQGLIYPLTRHPDDSLRPYWDESAYYVFSLPEVEALEEVVEELHTMCLAAAEHIVTENRLTDLGITDPRVAEAVTEAWHRRTELPSLYGRFDLRHDGTGPAKLLEYNADTPTSLVEAASPQWFWMEERFPGADQWNSLHERLIDAWKKQSGLLPPGSPLYFAHSAADELGEDLMTVAYLKETAEQAGLDTAWIAMEEIGWDRLSGRFVDKQLRFIRSCFKLYPWEWLTTDRFAPHVLATLDNGGGTGTTMWIEPAWKMLLSNKALLAILWELYPDHPNLLPAFLDGPRELATTRGYVAKPLLGREGAGVTVHEPGSAPVLREEPCCYQELAPLPSFDGNRVVLGAWVVENESAGLGIRESSGLITDEYARFLPHVIL; encoded by the coding sequence ATGGAACGCCGCACCACGACCCCTCGCCCCGGCTGGCAGCAGACCGTCGAGGAACAGGGCCTCATCTACCCCCTCACCCGTCACCCGGACGACTCCCTGCGCCCGTACTGGGACGAGTCCGCGTACTACGTCTTCTCCCTCCCCGAGGTCGAGGCCCTGGAGGAGGTCGTCGAGGAACTCCACACGATGTGCCTGGCGGCGGCCGAGCACATCGTCACCGAGAACCGCCTCACCGACCTCGGCATCACCGACCCGCGAGTGGCGGAGGCGGTCACCGAGGCCTGGCACCGCCGCACCGAACTCCCCTCCCTGTACGGCCGTTTCGACCTCCGCCACGACGGCACGGGCCCGGCCAAGCTCCTTGAGTACAACGCCGACACCCCGACCTCACTCGTCGAGGCCGCCAGCCCCCAGTGGTTCTGGATGGAGGAACGCTTCCCCGGCGCCGACCAGTGGAACTCCCTCCACGAACGCCTCATCGACGCCTGGAAGAAACAGTCCGGCCTCCTTCCGCCCGGCAGCCCCCTCTACTTCGCGCACTCCGCCGCCGACGAACTCGGCGAGGACCTGATGACCGTCGCCTATCTGAAGGAGACGGCGGAACAGGCCGGCCTCGACACCGCCTGGATCGCCATGGAGGAGATCGGCTGGGACCGCCTCTCCGGCCGCTTCGTCGACAAGCAACTCCGCTTCATCCGCAGCTGCTTCAAGCTCTACCCGTGGGAATGGCTCACCACCGACCGCTTCGCCCCGCACGTCCTCGCCACCCTCGACAACGGCGGCGGCACGGGGACCACGATGTGGATCGAGCCGGCCTGGAAGATGCTGCTCAGCAACAAGGCCCTCCTCGCCATCCTCTGGGAGCTGTACCCGGACCACCCAAACCTCCTCCCCGCCTTCCTCGACGGCCCACGCGAACTGGCCACCACCCGCGGATACGTGGCCAAGCCCCTGCTCGGCCGCGAGGGCGCCGGAGTCACGGTCCACGAACCGGGCTCCGCTCCCGTACTCCGCGAAGAACCCTGCTGCTACCAGGAGTTGGCACCCCTCCCCTCCTTCGACGGCAACCGGGTCGTCCTCGGAGCCTGGGTCGTCGAGAACGAGTCGGCAGGCCTCGGCATCCGCGAATCCTCGGGCCTGATCACGGACGAGTACGCCCGCTTCCTGCCGCACGTGATCCTGTGA
- a CDS encoding DMT family protein, translated as MVCALGAAVCFGTATVLQAIAARAAARGPESSGSSGDSPDGSSGGASGGTSARASGRASGVDAALLLRALREWRYIAGLALDGVGFVLQIAALRSLPIYTVGAALAASLAVTAVVAAWLLHVRLSGVEWGAVAVVCAGLAMLGLASGEEGDEAGSTALKYAMLGTAVVVLLLGALAGRLPDRGRALALGLGAGFGFGVVEVSVRLIDGLTPSALLTNPATYALLLGGGAAFLLLTSALQRGSVTAATAGMVIGETIGPAVVGVVWLGDRTREGLAWLAVLGFAVAVAGALALARFGEAPVEADESEPVAP; from the coding sequence ATGGTGTGCGCCCTTGGTGCGGCGGTGTGCTTCGGCACGGCGACGGTGTTGCAGGCGATCGCGGCGCGGGCGGCCGCGCGGGGACCGGAGAGTTCCGGCTCTTCGGGGGACTCCCCCGACGGATCGTCCGGCGGGGCTTCCGGCGGGACTTCGGCCCGGGCTTCAGGGCGGGCTTCCGGTGTGGACGCCGCCCTGTTGCTGCGGGCGCTGCGCGAGTGGCGGTACATCGCCGGGCTCGCGCTCGACGGGGTCGGGTTCGTCCTGCAGATCGCGGCCCTGCGGTCGCTCCCGATCTACACGGTGGGGGCGGCGCTCGCCGCGAGCCTCGCGGTGACGGCGGTGGTCGCGGCCTGGCTGCTCCATGTGCGGCTGAGCGGGGTCGAATGGGGCGCGGTCGCGGTGGTGTGCGCGGGGCTCGCGATGCTCGGGCTCGCGTCGGGAGAGGAGGGGGACGAGGCCGGGTCCACCGCGCTCAAGTACGCGATGCTCGGCACCGCCGTGGTCGTGCTGCTCCTCGGCGCGCTGGCCGGGCGGCTGCCCGATCGGGGGCGGGCGCTCGCGCTCGGGCTGGGTGCCGGGTTCGGGTTCGGGGTGGTCGAGGTGTCGGTCCGGCTCATCGACGGCCTCACTCCCTCGGCGCTCCTCACCAACCCGGCGACGTACGCCCTGCTGCTGGGCGGAGGCGCGGCGTTCCTGCTTCTCACCTCAGCGCTCCAGCGGGGCTCGGTGACGGCGGCCACGGCGGGGATGGTCATCGGCGAGACCATCGGGCCCGCGGTGGTGGGCGTGGTGTGGCTGGGCGACCGTACGAGGGAGGGGCTGGCCTGGCTGGCCGTCCTCGGCTTCGCCGTCGCGGTGGCCGGGGCGCTGGCGCTGGCCCGCTTCGGGGAGGCGCCGGTGGAGGCGGACGAGTCGGAGCCGGTCGCGCCGTAG
- a CDS encoding aminotransferase-like domain-containing protein encodes MVKSWATFGVDLHVDVTRTGSGLRKGLTDALRAAVRGGRLAPGTRLPSSRSLAADLGIARNTVADAYADLVAEGWLTARQGSGTRVAERAVVAPATAPPRPRTPGGPAYDLVPGTPDLASFPRAEWLKASRRALAAAPYDALGYGDPRGRVELRTALAGYLARARGVRADPERILICSGFAHGLMLLGAVLRQRGASALAMESYGLDVHWNLVERAGLRSVTLPFDELGTRTEELTGGGLGWSGERSGGGRGSRSRSRSGSRSGSGSGSGGGPGSRGGQGSRGGSGSGSGSGSGGKGGHGGVRAVLLTPAHQFPMGVPLHPDRRAAVVDWARRTDGLILEDDYDGEFRYDRQPVGALQGLDPDHVVYLGTASKSLAPGLRLGWLVLPPDLAAEVTAAKGGADWSCGVLDQLTLAEFITSGAYDRHVRASRLRYRRRRDHLVSALAAHTPSVTATGIAAGLHAVLQLPPGTEQSVVRAAVWQGLAVHGLTRYRHPSATAPPLDALVVGYGTPTDSAWPGALEALVRALP; translated from the coding sequence ATGGTGAAATCCTGGGCCACTTTTGGCGTGGATCTGCATGTCGACGTGACGCGCACTGGCTCCGGCCTGCGCAAAGGCCTGACGGACGCGCTGCGGGCGGCCGTGCGCGGCGGACGGCTCGCGCCCGGGACCCGGCTGCCGTCGTCGCGCTCCCTCGCCGCCGATCTGGGCATCGCGCGCAACACCGTCGCCGACGCCTACGCCGACCTCGTGGCCGAGGGCTGGCTCACCGCCCGCCAGGGCTCGGGCACGCGGGTGGCGGAACGCGCGGTGGTGGCACCGGCCACCGCCCCGCCCCGGCCGCGTACGCCCGGCGGCCCGGCGTACGACCTCGTCCCCGGCACCCCCGACCTCGCGTCCTTCCCGCGCGCCGAGTGGCTCAAGGCTTCCCGCCGGGCCCTCGCGGCGGCCCCGTACGACGCTCTCGGATACGGGGACCCGCGCGGCCGGGTCGAACTGCGCACCGCGCTCGCGGGCTACCTCGCGCGGGCCCGCGGCGTACGCGCCGACCCCGAACGCATCCTCATCTGCTCCGGATTCGCACACGGCCTGATGCTGCTCGGCGCGGTACTGCGACAGCGGGGCGCGAGTGCGCTGGCGATGGAGTCGTACGGGCTCGACGTGCACTGGAATCTGGTGGAACGGGCGGGACTGCGATCGGTGACCCTGCCGTTCGACGAACTGGGCACACGCACGGAGGAGTTGACCGGGGGAGGGCTTGGTTGGAGCGGGGAGAGAAGTGGGGGTGGGCGCGGGAGCCGGAGCCGGAGCCGGAGTGGGAGCCGGAGTGGGAGTGGGAGTGGGAGTGGCGGCGGGCCGGGGAGTCGGGGCGGGCAGGGATCCCGGGGCGGGAGCGGGAGCGGGAGCGGGAGTGGGAGTGGGGGCAAAGGTGGGCACGGTGGTGTGCGGGCGGTGCTGCTGACCCCCGCCCACCAGTTCCCCATGGGTGTGCCCTTGCATCCCGACCGCCGGGCCGCCGTGGTCGACTGGGCGCGGCGGACGGACGGGCTGATCCTGGAGGACGACTACGACGGGGAGTTCCGCTACGACCGGCAGCCCGTGGGCGCGCTCCAGGGCCTCGACCCGGACCACGTGGTGTACCTCGGCACCGCCAGCAAGTCCCTGGCCCCCGGCCTGCGCCTCGGCTGGCTGGTCCTGCCACCGGACCTGGCGGCCGAGGTCACGGCGGCGAAGGGCGGCGCGGACTGGTCGTGCGGTGTCCTGGACCAGCTGACCCTGGCGGAGTTCATCACATCGGGCGCGTACGACCGCCATGTGCGCGCCTCGCGTCTGCGTTACCGCCGTCGCCGCGACCACCTCGTCTCCGCGCTGGCCGCCCACACCCCGTCGGTCACGGCCACCGGCATCGCGGCCGGCCTCCACGCGGTACTCCAACTCCCGCCAGGCACCGAGCAGTCGGTCGTCCGCGCGGCGGTCTGGCAGGGCCTGGCAGTCCACGGCCTGACCCGCTACCGCCACCCGTCCGCCACGGCCCCACCCCTGGACGCCCTGGTCGTCGGGTACGGCACGCCTACGGACAGCGCATGGCCAGGAGCACTGGAGGCACTGGTCAGGGCGCTGCCCTAG
- a CDS encoding carboxymuconolactone decarboxylase family protein — protein MTTNTAPTGSTPTDTAAKTVAGIPQDTPLAREHAPRLQWTEFAPEVYKAMVRLDAAARKGVDPVLLELVKIRTSQLNHCAFCLDMHTKDAFAAGESVERIVQLSAWEESRHFYTEKELAALALTEAVTVLTDGFVPDEVYEAAARQFDEAELAQLIAAITVINAWNRFGVTCRLVAGHYTAGQYK, from the coding sequence ATGACGACGAACACCGCCCCCACGGGCAGCACCCCGACCGACACCGCGGCCAAGACCGTCGCCGGCATCCCGCAGGACACCCCGCTCGCCCGCGAGCACGCCCCCCGGCTCCAGTGGACCGAGTTCGCCCCCGAGGTCTACAAGGCCATGGTCAGGCTGGACGCGGCCGCCCGGAAGGGCGTCGACCCGGTGCTCCTTGAGCTGGTGAAGATCCGCACGTCGCAGCTCAACCACTGCGCGTTCTGCCTCGACATGCACACGAAGGACGCGTTCGCGGCGGGCGAGAGCGTCGAGCGGATCGTCCAGCTCAGCGCGTGGGAGGAGTCACGGCACTTCTACACGGAGAAGGAGCTCGCCGCCCTCGCGCTCACCGAGGCCGTGACGGTCCTGACGGACGGCTTCGTGCCGGACGAGGTGTACGAGGCCGCCGCCCGCCAGTTCGACGAGGCCGAGCTGGCCCAGCTGATCGCCGCCATCACGGTGATCAACGCCTGGAACCGCTTCGGCGTGACCTGCCGTCTCGTGGCCGGCCACTACACGGCCGGGCAGTACAAGTAG
- a CDS encoding ABC transporter substrate-binding protein: MTGALAVGCSLLVLTTAGCGAADMTKQASPFANAQGAKTVTLSVQSWVGAQANVAVAQYLLEHELGYRVDTVQVDEVPAWDALSQGRVDAILEDWGHPEQEQRYVKDKKTIVNGGGFGVTGHIGWFVPTYFAKQHPDVTDWKNLNKYADQLRTPESGGKGQLLDGSPSYVTNDKALVKNLDLDLQVVFAGSEAAQITQMRQFAKEKKPFLTYWYSPQWLFKKVPMTEVKLPAYKEGCDADPEKVACAYPHTPLQKYLNTDFAKSGGKAAAFLKNFKWTTEDQNEVSLMIADQKLTPEEAARKWAKGHESTWKAWLRK, translated from the coding sequence ATGACGGGCGCTCTGGCCGTCGGCTGCTCCCTGCTGGTGCTGACGACGGCCGGCTGCGGAGCCGCCGACATGACCAAGCAGGCCTCGCCCTTCGCCAACGCGCAGGGGGCCAAGACCGTGACCCTGTCCGTGCAGTCGTGGGTCGGCGCGCAGGCCAACGTGGCCGTCGCGCAGTACCTGTTGGAGCACGAACTGGGCTATCGCGTCGACACCGTCCAGGTCGACGAGGTCCCCGCGTGGGACGCGCTCAGCCAGGGCCGCGTCGACGCGATCCTGGAGGATTGGGGTCACCCCGAGCAGGAACAGCGGTACGTCAAGGACAAGAAGACGATCGTGAACGGCGGCGGCTTCGGCGTCACCGGGCACATCGGCTGGTTCGTACCGACGTACTTCGCGAAGCAGCACCCGGACGTGACCGACTGGAAGAACCTGAACAAGTACGCCGACCAGTTGCGCACTCCCGAGAGCGGCGGCAAGGGGCAACTGCTCGACGGTTCACCCTCCTACGTCACGAACGACAAGGCGCTGGTGAAGAACCTGGACCTCGACCTCCAGGTGGTGTTCGCCGGTTCGGAGGCGGCCCAGATCACCCAGATGCGCCAGTTCGCCAAGGAGAAGAAGCCGTTCCTCACGTACTGGTACTCACCCCAGTGGCTCTTCAAGAAGGTCCCCATGACGGAGGTGAAGCTGCCCGCCTACAAGGAGGGCTGTGACGCCGACCCGGAGAAGGTCGCGTGCGCCTACCCGCACACCCCGCTGCAGAAGTACCTGAACACGGACTTCGCGAAGAGCGGTGGCAAGGCGGCGGCCTTCTTGAAGAACTTCAAGTGGACGACCGAGGACCAGAACGAGGTCTCCCTGATGATCGCCGACCAGAAGCTGACGCCCGAGGAGGCGGCGCGGAAGTGGGCCAAGGGCCATGAGTCCACGTGGAAGGCGTGGCTGCGCAAGTAG